A single Micromonospora sp. CCTCC AA 2012012 DNA region contains:
- a CDS encoding aminotransferase class IV codes for MPPATRVTPLLLWETEIREGFEDSRYRPVVADSWLLQHGMTRGYRLHWRRFCSAVQGFGVPARRVARFGASVTTALPRSGVWFPRIELHLGPTQRLALRLRPAPPLGIQARGWLWPHPDPRRLPHIKGPDFEELEKVRAAAHDEGADEALLLDDTGLVREGAFSSIYWWASDALHTPPNDGRILPGVTRELILARCAELGIPVRYRLPSVAELLDSEVWITSALHGIRVLTHINGRPTAPPQERRLHEWRAHLDALKEPIPDPEAIWPHRSTEEAP; via the coding sequence ATGCCGCCGGCGACTCGGGTCACCCCCCTGCTGTTGTGGGAAACGGAGATCCGCGAAGGGTTCGAGGACAGTCGGTACCGACCCGTCGTCGCCGACTCCTGGCTCCTGCAGCACGGAATGACACGGGGTTACCGACTGCATTGGCGGCGCTTCTGCTCCGCCGTGCAGGGATTCGGTGTCCCGGCGCGCCGGGTGGCGCGCTTCGGGGCGTCCGTCACCACCGCCCTGCCCCGCTCGGGGGTGTGGTTTCCCCGCATCGAACTGCATCTCGGCCCTACTCAACGCCTGGCCCTGCGGCTGCGTCCCGCGCCACCGCTGGGCATCCAGGCACGGGGGTGGCTGTGGCCGCACCCGGATCCCCGGCGGCTGCCCCACATCAAGGGGCCGGACTTCGAAGAATTGGAGAAGGTGAGGGCCGCCGCCCACGACGAAGGCGCCGACGAGGCGCTGCTGCTCGACGACACAGGTCTGGTCCGGGAGGGAGCGTTCAGCAGCATCTACTGGTGGGCGTCGGACGCGCTGCACACGCCACCGAACGATGGACGCATCCTGCCCGGCGTCACCCGGGAGCTGATCCTGGCCCGCTGCGCGGAACTCGGCATCCCGGTGCGATACCGGCTGCCCAGTGTGGCGGAGCTGTTGGACAGCGAGGTGTGGATCACCAGCGCCCTGCACGGCATCCGAGTCCTGACGCACATCAACGGCCGGCCGACCGCTCCCCCTCAGGAGCGTCGGTTGCACGAGTGGCGCGCGCACCTCGACGCGCTGAAGGAACCAATCCCCGACCCCGAGGCCATCTGGCCGCACCGAAGCACCGAGGAGGCACCATGA
- a CDS encoding sulfotransferase family protein, with the protein MTAVIEPSQDVYRVEEFVEAARQRAGVSDFEFAHLDALERLLRALDTEGGLNPAGRKSVRGALVAALATQAAAHRAREKNPEIASAEIHKPVFITGMTRSGTTLMHNLLGQHPDLRYPELWELMAPATDDRSEATRQALIQAAENFCVDYYTVAPRLKAVHLWEPRRPDEDHRLTAPTFKTMAYELRYTVPSYGEWLKTQDQYDAYDYHRYLMQHIVWRVPTDTLVLKDPFHLWRADALMGTYPDARLIYMHRAPGVTIPSTCSLTEIIRLARADEVDRLALGRLWTQRFAEMLDLFTQAERDHLNNTPVLDIDYQRLMASPIAVMADICDFLGARWDGEVEKAFRDYLAENRKDKLGKHVYRAEDYGLNADELDERFSGYLTKYKIGGRA; encoded by the coding sequence GTGACCGCCGTCATCGAACCGAGCCAGGACGTCTACCGGGTGGAGGAGTTCGTCGAGGCCGCCCGACAGCGCGCCGGAGTCTCGGATTTCGAGTTCGCGCACCTGGACGCCCTCGAAAGGCTGCTGCGGGCCCTGGACACCGAGGGCGGCCTCAACCCGGCCGGCCGCAAGTCGGTCCGAGGCGCGCTCGTCGCCGCGTTGGCGACGCAGGCCGCGGCGCACCGGGCGCGGGAGAAGAACCCGGAGATCGCGTCGGCTGAGATCCACAAGCCGGTCTTCATCACGGGCATGACCCGCAGCGGGACGACGTTGATGCACAACCTGCTCGGCCAGCACCCCGACCTGCGCTATCCCGAGCTGTGGGAGCTGATGGCGCCGGCGACCGACGACCGCAGCGAGGCGACCAGGCAGGCGCTGATTCAGGCCGCCGAAAATTTCTGCGTCGACTACTACACCGTCGCTCCCCGGCTCAAGGCGGTGCACCTGTGGGAGCCGCGCCGCCCGGACGAGGACCACCGGCTGACCGCGCCGACGTTCAAGACGATGGCGTACGAGCTGCGGTACACCGTGCCCAGCTACGGCGAGTGGCTCAAGACCCAGGACCAGTACGACGCCTACGACTACCACCGCTACCTGATGCAGCACATCGTCTGGCGAGTGCCCACCGACACGCTCGTGCTGAAGGACCCCTTCCACCTGTGGCGGGCCGACGCCCTCATGGGCACCTACCCGGACGCCCGCCTGATCTACATGCACCGCGCTCCGGGAGTCACCATCCCGTCGACGTGCAGCCTGACCGAAATCATCCGACTCGCGCGTGCCGACGAGGTGGACCGTCTTGCGCTGGGTAGGCTCTGGACGCAGCGCTTCGCGGAGATGCTCGACCTGTTCACGCAGGCCGAACGGGATCACCTGAACAACACGCCGGTACTCGACATCGACTACCAGCGCCTGATGGCCTCGCCCATCGCGGTGATGGCGGACATCTGCGACTTTCTCGGCGCCCGCTGGGATGGTGAAGTCGAGAAGGCGTTCCGGGACTACCTCGCCGAGAACCGGAAGGACAAGCTCGGCAAGCACGTCTACCGGGCCGAGGACTACGGCCTCAACGCCGACGAGCTCGACGAGCGCTTCTCCGGATACCTGACCAAATACAAGATCGGAGGCCGGGCGTGA
- a CDS encoding ABC transporter substrate-binding protein — protein MSSSSGNTALEMVSEEVRSFAESVQDADKVTVGIVTPLSVPGDPTAGTLTVRGALIGAEYVRDHGGIRGGQQFEFVVRDDQETVALDGGTMPRSAVGAMAKVAIVDRALAILGPWHLRYTEEVAELADRIGVPLFIENAHPAVTAKKHRVVFRTFTSMAERAPVLIRFAADQGFKRVGLIHANTVFGKIAAGLLKAEVEAAPESMELHSIEFDQESTHDLRSELRAIQQWKPDVVINVGVVRTNHLIVRQAAEVGLLPDVPMLAPFQWPLRAPDYWKALGEHGLHMVWPATQFSPSWSGLTSIGRWFVDRYRTVYGTMPPDTALNAFTDITIIAQALEKAERVGREELIDALENGTFDTWRGPVSFQRGETHWHHSPPPVVLQQYQEMDQDISTVPIVYPPDLRTAAYARPGNPS, from the coding sequence GTGAGCTCTTCCTCGGGAAACACCGCGCTGGAAATGGTCAGCGAGGAGGTCCGCTCCTTCGCCGAGTCCGTGCAGGACGCCGACAAGGTCACCGTGGGCATCGTGACGCCCCTGTCCGTGCCCGGCGATCCGACCGCCGGCACGTTGACCGTACGAGGTGCGCTGATCGGCGCCGAGTATGTACGGGACCACGGCGGCATCCGCGGCGGGCAGCAGTTCGAGTTCGTCGTGCGCGACGACCAGGAAACCGTCGCCCTCGACGGAGGGACGATGCCCCGCTCGGCGGTCGGCGCCATGGCGAAGGTGGCGATCGTCGACCGGGCGCTGGCCATCCTGGGACCCTGGCACCTGCGGTACACCGAGGAGGTCGCCGAGTTGGCCGACCGGATCGGCGTCCCCCTGTTCATCGAGAACGCCCACCCGGCCGTCACCGCGAAGAAGCACCGCGTGGTCTTCCGGACGTTCACGTCGATGGCCGAGCGGGCCCCCGTGCTCATCCGCTTCGCCGCTGACCAGGGCTTCAAACGAGTTGGCCTGATCCACGCCAACACCGTATTCGGCAAGATCGCTGCCGGTCTGCTCAAGGCGGAGGTGGAGGCTGCCCCGGAGTCCATGGAGCTGCACTCCATCGAGTTCGACCAGGAGTCGACGCACGACCTGCGGTCGGAGCTGCGGGCTATCCAGCAGTGGAAGCCCGACGTGGTGATCAACGTCGGGGTGGTGCGGACCAACCATCTCATTGTGCGGCAGGCCGCCGAGGTCGGGCTTCTGCCCGACGTGCCGATGTTGGCGCCGTTCCAGTGGCCGCTGCGCGCACCGGACTATTGGAAGGCGCTCGGCGAGCACGGCCTGCACATGGTGTGGCCGGCCACCCAGTTCAGCCCGAGCTGGTCGGGGCTCACGTCGATCGGACGATGGTTCGTGGACCGTTACCGGACCGTCTACGGCACCATGCCACCGGACACGGCGCTGAACGCCTTCACCGACATCACGATCATCGCGCAGGCCCTCGAGAAGGCGGAGCGGGTCGGTCGCGAGGAACTCATCGACGCACTGGAGAACGGGACCTTCGACACCTGGCGCGGACCGGTCTCCTTCCAGCGGGGCGAGACCCACTGGCACCACAGCCCACCGCCGGTGGTGCTGCAGCAGTACCAGGAGATGGACCAGGACATCTCCACCGTACCGATCGTCTACCCGCCCGACCTGCGTACCGCCGCATATGCGCGGCCCGGCAACCCGTCCTGA
- the cysD gene encoding sulfate adenylyltransferase subunit CysD yields MAFSQTGSQLRMSYLDVLEAEAVHIIREVMGTLDRPVLLFSGGKDSAVMLHLARKAFLPGLLPFPVLHVDTGHNFPEVIEYRDKVVAEHQLTLRVAHVQDYIDDGRLAERADGSRNVLQTVPLLDAIQHHRFDAVFGGGRRDEEKARAKERVFSLRDEFGQWDPRQQRPELWNLYNGRHDSGGHVRVFPLSNWTELDVWNYIAREGIPLPSIYFSHTRQVFQRGGMWLAPGEWGGPRRGEQLQERRVRYRTVGDMSCTGALPSEASTIEAVIAEISVSRITERGSSRADDKLSDTAMEDRKREGYF; encoded by the coding sequence ATGGCGTTCAGTCAGACCGGATCTCAACTGCGCATGTCCTACCTCGACGTTCTCGAGGCCGAAGCGGTGCACATTATCCGTGAGGTGATGGGAACCCTGGATCGGCCCGTGCTGCTCTTCAGCGGCGGCAAGGACTCGGCCGTCATGCTGCACCTGGCCCGCAAGGCGTTCCTGCCCGGGCTCCTGCCCTTTCCCGTGCTTCACGTGGACACCGGACACAACTTCCCGGAGGTCATCGAATACCGGGACAAGGTGGTAGCCGAGCACCAGCTCACCCTGCGGGTAGCGCACGTACAGGACTACATCGACGACGGGCGGCTCGCCGAGCGTGCCGACGGCAGCCGCAATGTGCTGCAGACCGTTCCGCTGCTCGACGCGATTCAGCATCACCGCTTCGACGCCGTGTTCGGCGGTGGACGACGCGACGAGGAGAAGGCGCGGGCCAAGGAAAGGGTGTTCTCCCTGCGTGACGAGTTCGGCCAGTGGGATCCCCGCCAGCAGCGGCCCGAGCTGTGGAACCTGTACAACGGGCGGCACGACTCCGGCGGCCATGTCCGGGTGTTCCCGCTGTCGAACTGGACGGAGCTCGACGTGTGGAACTACATCGCCCGGGAGGGCATCCCACTGCCGTCCATCTACTTCTCGCACACCCGGCAGGTCTTCCAACGCGGCGGGATGTGGCTGGCGCCGGGGGAGTGGGGTGGCCCGCGCCGGGGTGAGCAGCTGCAGGAGCGCCGTGTCCGCTACCGCACGGTGGGCGACATGTCGTGCACGGGTGCGCTGCCGTCCGAGGCGTCCACCATCGAGGCGGTGATCGCGGAGATCAGTGTCTCGCGCATCACCGAACGGGGTTCGAGTCGCGCCGACGACAAGCTGTCCGACACCGCCATGGAGGACCGCAAGAGGGAGGGGTACTTCTAG
- a CDS encoding sulfate adenylyltransferase subunit 1, translating into MTATSVEAARDSGLLRLATAGSVDDGKSTLVGRLLYDSKSVLADQIEAVEAASRARGYEQADLALLTDGLRAEREQGITIDVAYRYFATGSRRFILADTPGHVQYTRNMVTGASTAHLAVILIDARHGVVAQTRQHTAVAALLRIPHVVLAVNKMDLVGFDQDRFAEIDEAFRRLATSLGIADVLSIPLSALRGDNVVDASTEMPWYTGPTLLQHLEQVGIDDDLTALPARLPVQYVMPGDGSLAGQLVAGELRVGQDVLVMPEGRPAVITDIHCLGTATTYARAGMCVSVRLDGAGEGRRGDMIVSTLQPPAATRQMTATVCHVAERRLAEGARVLVQHQTRVVEGKVTSIVDRLDLATLEHTANSEALRVNDIATVVVDLDEPIAADPYRLIRATGSLLIIDPRDGATLSAGLVGPAFR; encoded by the coding sequence GTGACCGCGACCAGCGTCGAGGCAGCCCGGGACAGTGGGCTGCTGCGACTCGCCACTGCAGGCAGCGTAGATGACGGCAAATCGACCCTGGTGGGTCGTCTTCTCTACGACTCCAAGTCGGTGCTCGCCGACCAGATCGAGGCGGTCGAGGCCGCGAGCCGTGCCCGGGGTTACGAGCAGGCCGACCTCGCTCTGTTGACCGACGGACTGAGAGCGGAACGGGAACAGGGCATCACCATCGATGTCGCCTACCGCTACTTCGCCACCGGGAGCCGCCGGTTCATCCTGGCCGACACCCCCGGGCACGTGCAGTACACCCGCAACATGGTCACGGGCGCCTCGACCGCCCACCTCGCCGTGATCCTCATCGACGCTCGCCATGGGGTGGTCGCCCAGACCCGGCAGCACACGGCGGTGGCGGCGCTGCTGCGCATCCCCCACGTTGTGCTCGCGGTCAACAAGATGGACCTGGTCGGCTTTGACCAGGACCGGTTCGCCGAGATCGACGAGGCGTTCCGCCGGCTGGCGACCTCCTTGGGGATCGCCGACGTGCTCTCCATACCCCTGTCGGCGCTGCGCGGTGACAACGTCGTCGACGCGTCGACCGAGATGCCCTGGTACACCGGTCCCACACTCTTGCAGCACCTCGAGCAAGTGGGGATCGACGACGACCTCACCGCACTGCCGGCCCGGCTGCCCGTGCAGTACGTGATGCCGGGCGACGGGTCGTTGGCCGGTCAGCTCGTCGCGGGTGAGCTCCGTGTCGGGCAGGACGTCCTCGTCATGCCCGAGGGACGACCGGCGGTGATCACGGACATCCACTGCCTCGGCACGGCGACGACCTACGCGCGGGCCGGTATGTGCGTCAGCGTCCGACTCGACGGGGCGGGCGAGGGGCGGCGCGGTGACATGATCGTCTCGACTCTGCAGCCGCCGGCGGCGACGCGACAGATGACGGCGACCGTCTGTCACGTCGCGGAGCGCCGTCTCGCGGAAGGCGCGCGGGTGCTGGTGCAGCACCAGACCAGGGTCGTGGAGGGGAAGGTGACGTCGATCGTCGACCGGCTCGACCTCGCGACGCTGGAGCACACGGCGAACTCGGAAGCCCTGCGCGTCAACGACATCGCCACGGTGGTGGTGGACCTCGACGAGCCCATCGCCGCGGATCCTTACCGGCTCATCCGCGCAACCGGGTCTCTGCTGATCATCGACCCACGTGACGGAGCGACCCTCAGCGCCGGACTTGTCGGTCCGGCGTTCCGATGA
- a CDS encoding mycothiol-dependent nitroreductase Rv2466c family protein gives MFVDPVCPWAWLASRWLLEAEQRRPLDVRFRIMSLSALNEGRQDVDKFYQRNIGPWRRPVRVLMAANQHHGQDAVRLLYTAMGTRRHVKGQLYGPGLYESALTECGLPTKLAAAADDSSLDDAVRKSHQEGMQPVGLDVGTPTIHVHIPGGETVALFGPVVTPAPTGEEAARLWDGFLLVAQTPGFYELKRSRTSGPATR, from the coding sequence ATGTTCGTCGACCCTGTCTGCCCGTGGGCCTGGCTGGCGTCGCGCTGGCTGCTGGAGGCCGAGCAGCGGCGTCCCCTGGACGTCCGTTTCCGCATCATGAGCCTGTCGGCTCTCAACGAGGGCCGGCAGGATGTGGACAAGTTCTACCAGCGCAACATCGGGCCGTGGCGGCGGCCGGTCCGAGTGCTGATGGCAGCTAACCAGCACCACGGGCAGGACGCCGTCCGTCTTCTCTACACGGCGATGGGTACCCGTCGGCACGTCAAGGGCCAGCTATACGGACCGGGCCTGTACGAGTCGGCACTCACGGAATGCGGACTGCCTACGAAGCTGGCCGCGGCGGCCGACGACTCGAGCCTCGACGACGCGGTCCGCAAGAGCCATCAGGAAGGCATGCAGCCGGTCGGGCTGGACGTCGGCACGCCGACGATCCATGTGCACATCCCGGGCGGTGAGACCGTGGCGCTGTTCGGGCCGGTGGTCACCCCGGCACCCACGGGGGAGGAGGCCGCCCGCCTGTGGGACGGCTTCCTCCTGGTCGCCCAAACGCCCGGATTCTATGAGCTCAAGCGCAGCCGGACGAGCGGACCAGCGACCCGTTGA
- a CDS encoding arylamine N-acetyltransferase family protein, with protein MTPISDEVLARYLARLGVPDRPEPSLTTLIRLHERHVQRISYHNLDIQLGIPTGVDPVANAGRLAGGEAGYCFHLNGAFAALLSALGFEVTLHRGQVKKGSALPGGVAFSNHLAMTVSLEGRRWFVDVGLGDGLLVPVPLQPGVVSQPPFRFELARTPWGWRFTHDPRGSFTVMDWEDPAAQPQDFAEAHHALSTDPNSTFVRRFIVIRREAGQVLSLVDCVLTHIDETGVQERALATFEDWRRELETTFGIEITASSTAALVNLWQRMQHRVSAARQRSWSMGQE; from the coding sequence GTGACTCCGATTAGCGACGAGGTTCTTGCGCGCTACCTGGCCCGGCTGGGCGTGCCCGACCGGCCGGAGCCGAGTCTGACCACACTGATCCGACTCCATGAACGTCACGTTCAGCGGATCTCTTACCACAACCTGGACATCCAACTGGGCATACCCACCGGCGTGGATCCGGTTGCCAATGCTGGGCGGCTCGCGGGTGGCGAGGCCGGCTACTGCTTCCACCTCAACGGGGCCTTCGCCGCGCTGCTGTCGGCGCTGGGCTTTGAGGTGACGCTGCACCGGGGGCAGGTGAAGAAGGGCTCCGCCTTGCCCGGCGGTGTCGCCTTCTCCAACCACCTGGCCATGACCGTCAGTCTGGAGGGCCGCCGGTGGTTCGTCGATGTCGGGCTCGGCGACGGACTGCTGGTCCCCGTGCCGCTGCAACCCGGCGTCGTCAGTCAGCCGCCGTTTCGCTTCGAGTTGGCCCGCACGCCGTGGGGCTGGCGGTTCACGCACGACCCCCGGGGATCGTTCACCGTCATGGACTGGGAGGACCCGGCGGCGCAACCGCAGGACTTCGCCGAGGCCCACCACGCCTTGTCGACCGACCCGAACTCCACGTTCGTGCGCCGGTTCATCGTGATCAGACGCGAGGCGGGGCAGGTGCTGTCGCTGGTGGACTGTGTCCTGACGCACATCGACGAGACGGGCGTGCAGGAGCGGGCGCTGGCCACCTTCGAGGACTGGCGCCGGGAGTTGGAAACCACCTTCGGCATCGAAATCACCGCCAGCAGCACCGCCGCGCTGGTGAACCTCTGGCAGCGGATGCAGCACCGCGTCTCCGCTGCGAGGCAGCGATCCTGGTCCATGGGGCAGGAGTGA
- a CDS encoding DNA-3-methyladenine glycosylase I produces MQISTGPDGLRRCGWCTSTAVYMAYHDDEWGRPLHDDGQLFEHLALEVFQAGLSWSTILHKRDTFRACFDGFDPQVIAGYDDEDVSRLLATDGIVRNRAKIEATISNARLVCDLPQSLDALLWSYQPTGGRRRRPRSTSEVPARTAESTAMAKDLKRRGFRFIGPVGAYAFMQAVGMVDDHLLGCHRAARE; encoded by the coding sequence ATGCAGATCAGCACAGGACCCGACGGACTACGACGCTGCGGCTGGTGCACCAGCACCGCCGTGTACATGGCCTACCACGATGACGAGTGGGGTCGGCCCCTGCACGACGACGGCCAGTTGTTCGAGCACCTGGCCCTGGAGGTCTTCCAGGCGGGCCTGTCGTGGTCGACGATCCTGCACAAGCGCGACACCTTCCGCGCGTGCTTCGACGGCTTCGATCCGCAGGTGATCGCAGGGTACGACGACGAGGACGTCAGCCGGCTGCTGGCAACCGACGGCATCGTCCGGAACCGGGCCAAGATCGAGGCGACGATCAGCAACGCGCGGTTGGTCTGTGACCTGCCCCAGAGTCTCGACGCGCTGCTGTGGTCGTACCAGCCGACCGGCGGCCGGCGCCGTCGCCCTCGATCGACGTCGGAGGTGCCCGCCCGCACGGCGGAGTCCACCGCGATGGCCAAGGACTTGAAGCGGCGCGGGTTCCGGTTCATCGGGCCAGTAGGCGCGTATGCCTTCATGCAGGCGGTCGGTATGGTCGACGACCATCTGCTCGGCTGCCACCGCGCGGCGCGGGAGTGA
- a CDS encoding ABC transporter ATP-binding protein yields the protein MFLEVRELSAGYGQGRVLHGVDLDLPAGGALTLLGRNGVGKTTLVSTLAGLLPPTGGRVLLDGQDVTGWQPHRLARAGVALVPQGRRVWPALTVQEHFALATRHGGRIWPQERVFQLFPRLGQRRRHFAGQLSGGEQQMLAIGRALATDPQVVLMDEPSEGLAPVVVDHVADALRAMVQAGLTLLLVEHDLHLALDAAQEVAVMVRGRIAHRCPTAEFRQDLPTMQKLLGVAA from the coding sequence GTGTTCCTCGAGGTGCGTGAGCTGTCCGCCGGCTACGGACAGGGGCGCGTGTTGCACGGCGTGGACCTGGACCTACCGGCGGGAGGCGCGCTGACTCTGCTTGGCCGCAACGGGGTCGGCAAGACCACCCTGGTGTCGACCCTGGCGGGTCTGCTGCCGCCGACCGGTGGCCGGGTGCTGCTCGACGGTCAGGACGTGACCGGGTGGCAGCCTCACCGGCTAGCCCGCGCAGGCGTCGCTTTGGTGCCGCAGGGCCGGCGCGTGTGGCCGGCGTTGACCGTTCAGGAGCATTTCGCGCTGGCTACCCGCCACGGTGGTCGTATCTGGCCGCAGGAACGCGTCTTCCAGCTGTTTCCCCGGCTGGGTCAGCGGCGCCGCCACTTCGCCGGACAGCTGTCCGGGGGCGAGCAGCAGATGCTGGCCATCGGCCGGGCCTTGGCCACAGATCCGCAGGTGGTGCTCATGGACGAGCCGTCCGAGGGCTTGGCGCCGGTGGTGGTCGACCACGTGGCCGACGCGCTGCGGGCGATGGTGCAGGCGGGTCTGACGCTGCTCCTGGTGGAGCACGACCTGCACCTCGCGCTGGACGCGGCGCAGGAGGTGGCGGTTATGGTGCGCGGACGCATCGCGCACCGTTGTCCCACCGCTGAGTTTCGCCAGGACCTGCCGACGATGCAGAAACTCCTCGGCGTTGCGGCGTGA